Genomic DNA from Pirellulales bacterium:
TGCGTCGAGCGTTTTCCCGGCGTTTGCTCGGGCAACTCGAAATTGATAGCCTGAAGGGCATCCTCGATGAACTCTCGCCTCGGTTGAATGCATACTTGCGCTCCATTGGTCCCGTCAAGGACACGCAACAAAGTCCGACTGGCGAATTACCTGCGAACGGTGAAGGACCAAAAACTAACGTCACGACGTTTAGTTTGGGGAGCGGAAATGGCCAAGCGCAAGAATAGTCGTCTCGGTCACAAAATTCGAATTGGTCAGATGCCGGAGCTAGAGATCGTCCATAAGGATCTAATGATCACGGTCAGTTCGCTGTCGAGTGGCAAATTGGGCGACCTGACGATCAGCCGCGGTGGACTCGGATGGTTTCCGAGTGGTCCGTCCAAGGAACGGCATTTCACCTGGGAACAATTTGCCCGTTGCGTTAGAGAGTGGAAAGAATAGGATCGTTGCGCGATAGATTCGCCACCACGGACGACGGACCACTGACATGTCAACCTATACCGACGATCCGCGGATCATTGAATTCGACGTCCGCACGGACGAGATGCTGGTCAACATGGGGCCGCAGCATCCGAGCACGCATGGCGTGCTCAGGCTCGTGCTGCGGACTGATGGCGAGGTGGTCTCCGAGGTCACTCCGCACATCGGCTATCTCCATCGCTGTGCCGAAAAAATCGGCGAGAATCTCACGCCGCGGCAGTGGATCCCGTACACCGACCGGATGGACTACCTGGCCGGGATGAACATGAATCTCGGCTGGGCGCTCACCGTCGAGAAGCTGTTGAAGCACGAGCTGCCCGAGAAGGCGAAGCACTTGCGGGTGCTGATCGCCGAAATGGGGCGAATCGCCAGCCATCTGGTCGGCATGGGGGCTTATGGCTTGGACCTGGGCACGTTCAGCCCGTTTCTGTATGCGTTCCGCGAGCGAGAAAAAATCCTCGACCTGTTCGAGGAAGTCTGCGGCGCGCGGCTTACGTATAGCTACATCACGGTCGGCGGGGCGACGGCCGACCTGCCGCGCGGCTGGCTGCAAAAGTGCGAGCAGTTCCTCGACCAGTTCGTGCCCGTGATTCAGGAATATCACGCCTTACTCACGAGCAATGCGATCTTTGTCCGTCGGGCGGCGGGCATCGGCGTCCTGTCGGCGGAAATGGCGATCGACTACGGCTGCACCGGCCCGGTGCTTCGTGGCAGCGGAGTCGATCAAGACCTCCGCCGCGACGGCGAAGAGCGCTACACCGAGATGTACGACGGCTATGCCTTCGAGGTGATCGTCGAGAAGAACGGCCACTATCCGCGCGATCACGACTATCCGCCGGTGCCCGCGATCGCCGTGCTCGGCGATTGTTGGCACCGGTTCTACGTGCGGATGCTCGAGGTCGTGCAATCGGTCGATCTGGTGCGGCAGGCGATCGACCGCTACAGCACGGCCAAAGGTTCGTGGGGCGAACCGGTCAAGCTCAATGAAAAGTTGCCGAAGGGAGAAGTGTATCTAGAAACGGAATCCCCGCGCGGGCAGATGGGGTTCATGATCGTCAGCGAAGGGGGCTCGATCCCCTGGCGCGTCCGCGCCCGCAGCAGCTCGTTCTGCAATCTATCCGTCACCCACGAACTCTGCCGCGGCTGCCTGATCGCCGACGTGCCCGCCATCGTCGGTTCGCTCGATATCGTGATGGGGGAGATTGATCGGTAAGCCGGTTTGAAGAACTAGATGGTCGAGTAGAGTAGTGTGGCGCGGGATCGCCGCCGAGGCTTGCCTTTGCCGGTGCAAGCAACAACAATAAATGCGTCACGAAATTACGGCACAAGCGCGCATTTCAGAATTGGAAGGTTTTCGCTCGATGAATACGATCCAGGCGGTTTTCGAAAACGGCGTCTTTCGTCCGGTCGGACCAGTGGACCTGCCGGAGCATTCGACAGTCGAGTTTGAGCCGCGATTGCAGGGAGCAGTTCCGGTCGTGGATCAACCGCCGACCCAGCCGCTGATGTCCGACGGACTGGCCAAAATCTACGCAATTCTCGGAGAGCGATATAATTCAGGAGTTTCCGACACGGCTGCGCGCCATAACGAGCACCAGCCATGACCGACGTGTTTTTGGACACGGTTGGGATCATTGCGATTTGGGATGAGGCGGACCAATGGCATGATCCCGCCGACGCGACCTACCGGAGATTGCTCGTTGAAGGTCGTCGCCTAGTTACGACTACAGCCGTACTCTACGAGTGCGGTAACGCGGCTGCCCGACGCCAATATCGTCCGCGAGTTAATGCCCTCCGTCGGCTCCTCACTCAAGAACGTCTTCTGATTGATCCGACATCCGAAGATGTTGAACGGGCTTGGGCCGCATACGACGGAGGCCGGCCAGGAGATCCCGGAATCGTGGATCACGTTTCATTCGTTGTGATGCATCGCCTCGGCATCCAAGACGCCTTCACGAACGACGAGCATTTTGCAACCGCGGGTTTCACCTCGCTCTTCTAAGGGCACCTAACGAGTCCGGCTGGGGGAGGGGGGCATTCCCCATTTTTCTCACTACAATGGGTTCATGCGATGCCGACCGTTTCAGTTTCCGATGTGGCGGCTGTTTTACGCAACTGTGTGGTTTTGCGTTGCAGCATGGGCAATTGGCATATTCGTGCGTGCAATTGGGATTGACTGGGGCTTCCTTTACCTCGCCATCGCATCGATGATCGCAGGAATTGACGCGATCTGCGGACGGCCGACGAACGACGGCCAGATCATTGCGGCTCGACGGGCATCGATCTACCGATTGACGATTATCTGCTCCGCGACCCTTTTACTTCTCTGGCTACCGATCATCTATTGGATCCCCATCGGCGGGGGCTGCCGCCCTATGGTCCAATTGCCGTTCAGTGTATTCGTGATCCTTCCGGCCTCAGCGATTGGGCTGGCTAAAGCGAGCCGGCAACTCATGGCACTCTGGCCGAAAAAGCGCACGGGGCTGATCGCCATCTCCCTGTCATTGCTTCCGTTTGTGATCTACATCCTCTCGCAATGGCTGATTTTGGACGTCCTCGGGATCGTTTATGAGGACTAGTTGGCATTCGTCCGGAGAACATGAAGACGCTGAGTGGGTTCATTTTCCTATGCAGAAGCGACTAAAAACACGGTCGAGTAGGTCGTCGGTGTAGATTGCGCCGACAACTTTTCCGAGGTCCAACAGCGCGGCGCGGATTTCGGCGGCGATAAGCTCGTCACCTTGCCGCGTAATTGCTATGTCGCGGGCTCGGGCGAGTGATTCGGCTGCCGGACGAAGGGATTCGCGGCAGCGGACCGCGGTGGCAACGACGGCGCCAGCGGGATTCGCGGCGGCGGCGACCGCGATTAATTCCGACTGTATGGCCACTTTGAGCATGTCGAGGCCGAGTCCGGTTACCGTCGAGGTTTTGATTCCCGTCGCGAGCCGCGAGTTGGAGGTTGGTAGGTCACATTGAGTAAGTACCACGAGTTGCGCCGTATCGCGGCGCAGCTCTGCTTGTTCCCATTCGTTGAGCGGCCGGGTGGCGTCGAGGCAGAGTAGCCTCAAATCAGCGCGCTCGTGTTGCTCGTGGCTGATTTGTTGAGCGACGGTGGAAAGATCGTCGGCAGAGGCAGTGGATTCAATCCCCGCCGTGTCGACAAGGTGGCATGAGACGCCGCCGAGTTGTAGTCGCGCGGCCAGATAATCGCGCGTGGTTCCTGGTTGAGACGAAACTAGCGCCGCGGGCCCGCTGCCCATCAAGGCGTTGAACAGGCTGCTTTTGCCGACATTCGGCCAGCCGACGAGGGCCACCCGCGGCTCGAAGTCGGTTCGGTCTCGTCCGCGCACTTGCTCGACCAACGCCGCGATGCCGGCGGCGGCTGTCGAGAGTCGTCGCTGCAATTCGTTGCCCGTCACAAATCGAATGTCCTCTTCGACGAAGTCGAGTCCGGCCTCCAAATCCGCCAACAGATCGAGCAGTTGATCCCGCAGCAGCTTGAGCGGCCGCGTCAAACCGCCGGCCAATTGAGCTAGCGCTACGTCGAGCTGCCGCCGGTCGTCGGCATCGATCACTCCCAGCACCGCCTCCGCTTGAACCAGATCGACCCGCCCGGCGAGAAACGCCCGCAGCGTGAACTCCCCTGGCTCTGCCAACCGCGCTCCCGCGGCGCAGGCGATTCGCAGCAACGCTTGAAGGATCGGCGGCGAGCCAAGCGTGTGCAATTCGGCAACGGGCTGCCGCGTGTAGCTGCGGCAAGTCGGCCAGAGATAAAGGTCGCAAGGGAGCGGTTGGTCGCCAGGCCGATTCGCAAGCGACACGGCGGCCGTCCCGAGAACGCAGGTTGCAGCGCGAAGATCGGCGAGAGCGATCGGTTCGGCAGGGGCAAAGAATCTCTGTACCGTCGCCAGTACATCCGGCCCGCTGATTCGCAGGATGCCGCGATCCGCACCCCCTGGCACCGTGGCAATGGCTGCGATCGTGTCGTCAATTGAGTGCATGGCGCAAATCGTATTAGCCCAAGCGCTTTGTTGGCAAGGGAGCGGCCTGCTAGAATTGCCAGCGGCTTGAGACACGATCCGACCGCCCGGCGGTGGCCTTCGGTGACTCTGGTTCGCAACCGAACCGGCTAACGAATAATCCCCGGCCTCCGACTTCGCTACTAAGGCGCATGACAAAACTCAAGAACCTTCCGCTCGCCGCCGTTTTCTTGTCGCTGCTCGTTCCCGTCGCCGCCGCTCGGGCCGACGACTGGCCGCAATGGCGCGGGCCGCACCGCGACGGCGTGTGGAGCGAGTCGGGCATCGTCGAGAAGTTTCCCGACAAGCAACTTGCGATCAAGTGGCGAATGCCGGTCGGCCCCGGCTATAGCGGCCCGACGGTCGCTGGCGGTCGCGTGTACATCACCGATCGGGCCGTTGAACCAAAGCAAACGGAACGAGTCCATTGCTTCGACGCCCGCACCGGCGAGGACCTTTGGAGCTACTCGTACGATTGTCCGTACAAAATCGGCTACGACGCCGGTCCGCGGGCGGCGGTGAGCATCGATTCCGGACGAGCGTACGCGCTCGGGGCGATGGGCAACTTCCATTGCTTCGACGCGGCGACCGGGAAGGTTATCTGGAAAAAAGACCTGCTCGATGAATACAAGATTCAAATGCCGATCTGGGGCATCGCCGCCGCGCCGCTGGTGGATGGCGATTTGGTGATCGTCGAGGTCGGTGGCGAGAATGCTTGCATCGTGGCTTTCGACAAAGCGACCGGTGCTGAGCGGTGGAAATCACTGGACGATCGGGCCGGCTACGCCGCGCCGATCGTCATCGAACAGGCGGGCCGCCGCGTGCTCGTTTGTTGGACGGGAGATAATATCGCCGCGCTCGATCCGGCCAGCGGCGAACTGCTTTGGAAGCTCCCCTTCAGGCCGTCGAAGATGGTGCTCAACGTGGCCACGCCGGTCGCGCATGACGATCGGCTTTTCGTGACGGCATTTTACGACGGCTCGCTGATGGCCCGGCTCGATCGCGACAAGCCGACGGCGGAAATCCTCTGGCGGAAGAAAGGTCTCGATGAGCAGAAGACCGAGGCCTTGCATTCGATCATTGCGACACCGTACTTCGATGGCGACAACATCTACGGCGTCGATAGCTACGGCCAACTGCGATGTCTCGATGCAAAAACGGGCGAACGCGTCTGGGAGAGCCAGAAAGCCGTGCCCAAGGCCCGCTGGGCGACGATCCACATGGTCCGCAACGGCGAGCGGATGTTCATGTTCAACGAGCGCGGCGAATTGATCATCGCCAAGCTCGCGCCCGACGGCTTCCACGAGATCAGCCGGGCCAAACTCATCGAACCGACCACCGGCCAGCTTAACCAGCGCGGCGGCGTTTGCTGGGCGCACCCGGCCTTTGCCGACAAGTGCATCTTCGCCCGCAACGATCGCGAAATCGTCTGCGCGAGTCTCGCTAAGGAGCCGTGATCCTATCGGCGCCCTGGCGACGGATTCAAAGCCTCGGGTAACCCGGCCGATTCCCAGGCCGGATCGGCCGAAATCGGCGGGCCGAACGACGTGGATTGTGGGTGCGATTCGGGAGCGAACGGCTCGGCCGGAAGCCGCAATGATGGATCGACCGGAGTCGGCAGAGCCGCTGTTTTCGCCGGGAATCGGTCTGGCGGATTGAAGAGCCGTTGCTGCGATACGCGCACCGGCGCCGGCCCGGCATCGGGCGTCTTTTCGCCGTCGACCAGCGGCACGTGCAATTCGTCGCCGGCGAATTGAGTGTGGTCGTACAGCGTCCCGCGCTGGAACGGCCCGGCGCCGAAGAGCCACAGATCGCGGGCTTTGCTCGCCACGACATCGGCGCCAGATTGCCAAACCGGCGCGCCCGTCTCGCGATGATAGGCGAACACGGCGATCTTTGCGACCGCCTGCTGGTCGGTGCGCCTCGCCAGGGCAAGTTCCGGCAGAGCGCTGGGCAGAGCCGGCGCGCCAACCACTGGGGCGGAAAACGTGGGCAAGCTGATCGCCGGAATGCCGTAAAGCAGATCGTGGCGATCCGTGCCGACCGTTCCCGCTCGGACCTCGACAACAAACGCGGCCTGGTCCCGTTTCTCCTTGAGCACGCAACCGCTCGAGACCATCTGCTGCCTTAGGGTACCCGTGAGATATTCCTTATCGACCGCCTCGCCAAGATAGGACGTGTCGAGATACACGTCCTTGCCTGCTAGCAGCCGAAAGTCGATCCGGCTGACCGCCCGATCGATCGCGTCGGAAACGAGCATCTGT
This window encodes:
- a CDS encoding NADH-quinone oxidoreductase subunit D (Catalyzes the transfer of electrons from NADH to quinone) — translated: MSTYTDDPRIIEFDVRTDEMLVNMGPQHPSTHGVLRLVLRTDGEVVSEVTPHIGYLHRCAEKIGENLTPRQWIPYTDRMDYLAGMNMNLGWALTVEKLLKHELPEKAKHLRVLIAEMGRIASHLVGMGAYGLDLGTFSPFLYAFREREKILDLFEEVCGARLTYSYITVGGATADLPRGWLQKCEQFLDQFVPVIQEYHALLTSNAIFVRRAAGIGVLSAEMAIDYGCTGPVLRGSGVDQDLRRDGEERYTEMYDGYAFEVIVEKNGHYPRDHDYPPVPAIAVLGDCWHRFYVRMLEVVQSVDLVRQAIDRYSTAKGSWGEPVKLNEKLPKGEVYLETESPRGQMGFMIVSEGGSIPWRVRARSSSFCNLSVTHELCRGCLIADVPAIVGSLDIVMGEIDR
- a CDS encoding antitoxin family protein, with product MNTIQAVFENGVFRPVGPVDLPEHSTVEFEPRLQGAVPVVDQPPTQPLMSDGLAKIYAILGERYNSGVSDTAARHNEHQP
- a CDS encoding PIN domain-containing protein, which codes for MTDVFLDTVGIIAIWDEADQWHDPADATYRRLLVEGRRLVTTTAVLYECGNAAARRQYRPRVNALRRLLTQERLLIDPTSEDVERAWAAYDGGRPGDPGIVDHVSFVVMHRLGIQDAFTNDEHFATAGFTSLF
- a CDS encoding GTPase codes for the protein MHSIDDTIAAIATVPGGADRGILRISGPDVLATVQRFFAPAEPIALADLRAATCVLGTAAVSLANRPGDQPLPCDLYLWPTCRSYTRQPVAELHTLGSPPILQALLRIACAAGARLAEPGEFTLRAFLAGRVDLVQAEAVLGVIDADDRRQLDVALAQLAGGLTRPLKLLRDQLLDLLADLEAGLDFVEEDIRFVTGNELQRRLSTAAAGIAALVEQVRGRDRTDFEPRVALVGWPNVGKSSLFNALMGSGPAALVSSQPGTTRDYLAARLQLGGVSCHLVDTAGIESTASADDLSTVAQQISHEQHERADLRLLCLDATRPLNEWEQAELRRDTAQLVVLTQCDLPTSNSRLATGIKTSTVTGLGLDMLKVAIQSELIAVAAAANPAGAVVATAVRCRESLRPAAESLARARDIAITRQGDELIAAEIRAALLDLGKVVGAIYTDDLLDRVFSRFCIGK
- a CDS encoding PQQ-binding-like beta-propeller repeat protein — its product is MTKLKNLPLAAVFLSLLVPVAAARADDWPQWRGPHRDGVWSESGIVEKFPDKQLAIKWRMPVGPGYSGPTVAGGRVYITDRAVEPKQTERVHCFDARTGEDLWSYSYDCPYKIGYDAGPRAAVSIDSGRAYALGAMGNFHCFDAATGKVIWKKDLLDEYKIQMPIWGIAAAPLVDGDLVIVEVGGENACIVAFDKATGAERWKSLDDRAGYAAPIVIEQAGRRVLVCWTGDNIAALDPASGELLWKLPFRPSKMVLNVATPVAHDDRLFVTAFYDGSLMARLDRDKPTAEILWRKKGLDEQKTEALHSIIATPYFDGDNIYGVDSYGQLRCLDAKTGERVWESQKAVPKARWATIHMVRNGERMFMFNERGELIIAKLAPDGFHEISRAKLIEPTTGQLNQRGGVCWAHPAFADKCIFARNDREIVCASLAKEP
- a CDS encoding DUF6655 family protein, whose protein sequence is MGSIGTQHLVWLSTLLAICLGGCGTTRWTDTKRTATEQMLVSDAIDRAVSRIDFRLLAGKDVYLDTSYLGEAVDKEYLTGTLRQQMVSSGCVLKEKRDQAAFVVEVRAGTVGTDRHDLLYGIPAISLPTFSAPVVGAPALPSALPELALARRTDQQAVAKIAVFAYHRETGAPVWQSGADVVASKARDLWLFGAGPFQRGTLYDHTQFAGDELHVPLVDGEKTPDAGPAPVRVSQQRLFNPPDRFPAKTAALPTPVDPSLRLPAEPFAPESHPQSTSFGPPISADPAWESAGLPEALNPSPGRR